In one Pseudomonas tensinigenes genomic region, the following are encoded:
- the mnxG gene encoding manganese-oxidizing multicopper oxidase MnxG produces the protein MAGFPHAPSLINWLLILASMLSVELAGAAVRCERNLVANVVAFDQPLMFNRLGAQNANGMMYALRRDVVDEHDVSLAYGGSAVPGKVSLRPDKRPRPLVLRVAAGDCLTINLQNLLDYQANPNKHFENEGEEEGAENANGAEDFKVDEQVADRHVGFQVNGLQAVNSIDDISSFTGRNANTLVPPGASRSYTLFAEREGAFAVSSRGATFGGEGAAGNVANGLFGQVVVLPKGGRTYRNTLTEEEMRLATTGRAPTGQPIVDYQARYPQREPWLREGKAGTPIIGMVDGNEIISSESDAIVMGSNADGSFPSSTYPLESMGKRNPAIPNRLEAFRDFASQFQDETAATQAFPAYWADPVMAHVLEPTRDSFMINYGSGGMGAEVVANRLGVGPMHDCLSCAYEEFFLSSHTVGDVAMLVDVPANTGLENIAPGQTPRADQIGVKATMALYPSEPSNVNHSYIGDFVKFRNTHNGHEQHIFHLHGHQWLFNPNDDNSDYVDAQGIGPGAGYTYEIANGGSGNRNRVAGDAIYHCHFYPHFAQGMWAMWRVHDVFEEGTRLDVSQQGADGYHSEPFALRSGKPAAGARALPDGEIVAGTPIPAIVPLPGKAMAPMPGKVVVVPKIGETLIAGNDDDEDEEEGDDDGEHHGGNAGGQAIGSLALVDRSEANRNADGSLKNPGYPFWIGGMESSVGQRPPTPPLDMLDAATAQSLKASGKALWANLDPAQSGGWDGGLQRHALDGVAAGGEAHTVTTSLDFSKEVTRAKPIYLPEEGTEVEQAAMAFHAKKDHPSYALLPGNQVVAKAFRTNGALPMAGAPYYEPCMDDRQKRLTASAGSGEFASGERIDGMSFVGASTFTADRPRIYKAANIQFDAVYNKVGYHFPQARILALWEDAWPVITKQRPPEPLVMRMNTFDCVQYQQTNLVPATYEMDDYQVRTPTDVIGQHIHLPKWDLTSADGSSNGWNYEDGVLSPGAVQERIHAIREFNQCAGTDPRDGTQACPKAKNHPFFGQYGRADWLGARTAMQRWFVDPVVNAKGVDRGLGTIFTHDHLGPSTHQQIGLYATVLAEPAGSTWFHAETGEPLYSGARQDGGPTSWQAVINTGDLDGDGKNDSFREFFLEYSDFQHAYEAGVYVGAGPNGVPNAQAFPATADSFRYAINPPVRNNASNLLEGVLEVQGGQVPGCPSRPCPQAISVDDPGMFVVNYRNEPLALRVYDPNKVGPDGKRGMQADGLGGDLSFAMQSRTDRAIPAMNLAPNLLTSATGPTGGTTLFPPHINKGGAEPGDPFTPMLRTYTGDNVRLRVHAGGHEEEHNVTLHGVKWLQSGSGFGNSSNSGWRASQMIGISEQMGFIAPVSMLSSSAATTGDYLYSMDASIEGYWSGIWGVMRNYTAKRSDLFAIPNNPSPAGMRNTVAFEGSCPRYGANPNGIGTRPTVQRNYEVVAALANDILGNTLGLTIGDPEGLGQHVGGPLNPAGGTLVLNSRTVSIPQVTVTDPEDGETITIGGQSGPLHDPTAILYVRKSDLDPVSGKLKPGIPVEPLVLRAAAGDCINITLENRLPSVMPDLTQTAVMQGMVKRDRNSGLGSTTFSNNLMRPSSHVGLHAQLLAYDITKSDGANVGANPIQTVPPRVGSSGAYPTRTYQYYAGHLEREGKPVTQLGRSVDNINATAVEFGGLNITPADVIKQPQKGLGGAMSILPIGATWVDDARKVNATVTAPGQTSYRDFAMVWHKALNTRWANGRPVEGIAAEGFGVPTDPQDNSSMAINYKTEPLWYRFGLAPDAPFGHADGAGYGDMSNAHMAYSNALVGGDPQTPVLYAKPGQPLRTHILMPSGGSRGTTFQLDGHVWSVNPFQAEKSDTGGYPMGTPGVGSVRFGYNPMSMYIGAHESILPAAHFSFMIPSAGGSNAIPGDYLFRDYGAYGNTSGLWGLLRVTNEPEPAPQGQ, from the coding sequence ATGGCTGGCTTTCCTCACGCTCCGTCCCTGATTAACTGGCTGCTGATTCTGGCCTCGATGCTCAGCGTCGAGCTGGCCGGCGCGGCCGTACGTTGCGAGCGCAATCTGGTGGCCAACGTCGTCGCCTTCGATCAACCGCTGATGTTCAACCGCCTCGGTGCACAGAATGCCAACGGCATGATGTACGCCCTGCGTCGCGACGTGGTCGATGAGCATGATGTGTCGCTGGCGTACGGCGGTTCAGCGGTGCCGGGCAAAGTATCGCTGCGCCCGGACAAGCGCCCACGGCCATTGGTGTTACGCGTGGCGGCCGGCGATTGCCTGACGATCAATCTGCAGAACCTGCTCGACTATCAGGCCAACCCGAACAAGCACTTTGAAAACGAGGGCGAAGAAGAGGGCGCGGAAAACGCCAACGGCGCCGAAGACTTCAAAGTCGATGAGCAGGTGGCGGATCGTCACGTCGGTTTCCAGGTCAATGGCCTGCAAGCGGTGAACAGCATCGATGACATTTCTTCGTTCACCGGGCGTAACGCCAACACCCTTGTGCCTCCCGGCGCGAGCCGTTCCTACACCTTGTTCGCCGAACGTGAAGGCGCGTTTGCCGTGAGCAGCCGTGGCGCAACGTTTGGCGGCGAGGGCGCGGCCGGCAACGTCGCCAATGGTTTGTTCGGCCAGGTCGTCGTCCTGCCCAAGGGTGGCCGCACTTATCGCAACACCCTCACCGAAGAAGAAATGCGCCTGGCCACGACTGGCCGCGCACCCACTGGCCAACCGATCGTTGATTACCAGGCGCGCTACCCACAGCGCGAACCGTGGTTGCGCGAAGGCAAGGCTGGCACGCCGATCATCGGCATGGTCGACGGCAATGAAATCATTTCCAGCGAAAGCGATGCGATTGTCATGGGCAGCAACGCCGACGGCAGCTTCCCGTCCAGCACCTACCCGCTGGAGTCGATGGGAAAACGCAACCCGGCGATCCCCAACCGCCTCGAAGCGTTCCGCGATTTTGCCTCGCAGTTCCAGGATGAAACCGCCGCCACCCAAGCATTCCCCGCCTATTGGGCCGACCCGGTGATGGCCCATGTGCTGGAGCCGACCCGCGACTCGTTCATGATCAACTACGGCTCCGGCGGCATGGGCGCCGAAGTGGTCGCCAACCGCTTGGGCGTGGGGCCGATGCACGACTGCCTGTCGTGTGCCTATGAAGAGTTTTTCCTCAGTTCCCACACCGTTGGCGATGTAGCGATGCTGGTGGATGTGCCGGCCAACACCGGGCTTGAGAACATCGCCCCCGGCCAGACACCGCGCGCCGATCAGATCGGTGTGAAAGCGACCATGGCCCTGTATCCGTCGGAGCCGTCGAACGTCAACCACAGCTACATCGGTGACTTCGTCAAATTCCGCAATACCCACAATGGCCACGAGCAACACATCTTCCACCTGCACGGCCATCAGTGGCTGTTCAACCCCAACGACGACAACTCCGATTACGTCGATGCCCAGGGCATCGGCCCGGGCGCCGGTTATACCTATGAAATCGCCAACGGTGGTTCGGGCAACCGCAACCGCGTGGCCGGCGATGCGATCTATCACTGCCATTTCTATCCGCACTTTGCCCAAGGCATGTGGGCCATGTGGCGGGTGCACGATGTCTTCGAAGAAGGCACTCGACTCGATGTTTCGCAGCAGGGCGCCGACGGTTACCACAGCGAACCGTTTGCCTTGCGCAGTGGCAAACCGGCGGCGGGTGCACGGGCCTTGCCCGATGGCGAAATCGTCGCCGGTACGCCAATTCCGGCCATCGTGCCGCTTCCGGGCAAAGCCATGGCGCCAATGCCGGGCAAAGTCGTGGTGGTGCCGAAAATCGGTGAAACCCTGATCGCCGGCAATGATGACGACGAGGATGAAGAAGAGGGCGATGACGACGGCGAGCACCATGGTGGCAACGCCGGCGGTCAAGCCATCGGCTCATTGGCGCTGGTCGATCGCAGCGAAGCCAACCGCAATGCCGACGGCAGCCTGAAAAACCCTGGCTATCCGTTCTGGATCGGCGGCATGGAAAGTTCGGTCGGCCAGCGTCCGCCAACCCCGCCGCTGGACATGCTCGACGCGGCCACCGCGCAATCGCTCAAGGCCAGCGGCAAAGCGCTGTGGGCCAACCTCGACCCGGCGCAGTCCGGTGGTTGGGATGGCGGCTTGCAACGGCACGCACTGGATGGCGTTGCGGCGGGTGGCGAAGCGCACACCGTGACCACCTCGCTGGATTTCTCCAAGGAAGTCACCCGCGCCAAACCGATTTACCTGCCGGAAGAAGGCACCGAAGTCGAACAGGCGGCGATGGCTTTCCACGCGAAAAAAGATCACCCAAGCTACGCCTTGCTGCCCGGCAATCAAGTGGTGGCCAAGGCGTTCCGCACCAACGGCGCCTTGCCGATGGCGGGTGCACCGTACTACGAACCGTGCATGGATGACCGGCAAAAACGCCTGACCGCCAGCGCCGGTAGCGGTGAATTCGCCAGCGGTGAACGCATCGACGGCATGTCCTTCGTCGGCGCCTCGACCTTCACTGCCGACCGCCCACGGATCTACAAAGCCGCCAACATCCAGTTCGACGCGGTGTACAACAAGGTCGGTTATCACTTTCCGCAGGCGCGCATTCTCGCGCTGTGGGAAGACGCCTGGCCGGTGATCACCAAGCAGCGTCCACCAGAACCGCTGGTGATGCGCATGAACACTTTCGATTGCGTGCAATACCAGCAAACCAACCTGGTGCCGGCCACCTATGAGATGGACGACTATCAGGTGCGCACGCCGACCGACGTGATCGGCCAGCACATTCACCTGCCGAAGTGGGATCTGACCTCGGCGGACGGCTCGTCCAACGGCTGGAACTACGAGGACGGCGTGCTCTCGCCCGGCGCCGTGCAGGAGCGCATTCACGCGATCCGCGAGTTCAACCAGTGCGCCGGCACCGATCCACGTGACGGCACTCAGGCCTGCCCGAAAGCCAAGAACCATCCGTTCTTCGGCCAATACGGGCGCGCCGATTGGCTCGGTGCGCGCACGGCGATGCAGCGCTGGTTCGTCGATCCGGTGGTCAATGCAAAAGGCGTCGATCGCGGCCTCGGCACGATCTTCACCCACGACCACTTAGGCCCATCGACGCACCAACAGATCGGTCTGTACGCGACTGTGCTCGCCGAGCCGGCCGGTTCCACCTGGTTCCACGCCGAAACCGGCGAGCCTCTCTATAGCGGCGCGCGTCAGGACGGTGGGCCGACGTCGTGGCAAGCGGTGATCAACACCGGTGACCTCGACGGCGATGGCAAGAACGACAGCTTCCGCGAGTTCTTCCTCGAGTACAGCGACTTCCAGCACGCCTATGAAGCTGGCGTCTATGTGGGGGCTGGTCCTAACGGCGTGCCGAATGCGCAAGCGTTCCCGGCCACCGCCGACAGCTTCCGCTACGCAATCAACCCGCCGGTGCGCAACAACGCCAGCAACCTGCTTGAGGGTGTGCTGGAAGTGCAGGGCGGTCAGGTCCCGGGCTGCCCGAGCCGGCCATGTCCGCAGGCGATTTCGGTGGATGACCCGGGCATGTTCGTCGTCAACTATCGCAACGAACCGCTGGCTCTGCGCGTGTACGACCCGAACAAGGTCGGCCCGGACGGCAAGCGCGGCATGCAGGCCGACGGCCTCGGTGGCGATCTGTCGTTCGCCATGCAAAGCCGTACCGACCGGGCGATCCCGGCGATGAACCTGGCGCCGAATCTGCTCACCTCCGCGACCGGCCCTACCGGCGGCACCACGTTGTTCCCGCCACACATCAACAAGGGCGGCGCCGAACCCGGTGACCCGTTCACGCCGATGCTGCGCACCTATACCGGCGACAACGTGCGGCTGCGGGTGCATGCCGGCGGCCATGAAGAAGAGCACAACGTCACCCTGCACGGTGTGAAATGGCTGCAGAGCGGTTCCGGTTTCGGCAACAGCTCCAACTCCGGCTGGCGCGCGTCGCAAATGATCGGCATCTCCGAGCAGATGGGCTTCATTGCGCCGGTGTCGATGCTGTCCAGTTCGGCGGCGACCACGGGCGACTATCTGTACTCGATGGACGCCTCGATCGAAGGCTACTGGAGCGGTATCTGGGGCGTGATGCGCAACTACACCGCCAAACGCAGCGACTTGTTCGCTATCCCGAACAACCCAAGCCCGGCGGGCATGCGCAACACTGTGGCGTTCGAGGGCAGTTGCCCGCGCTATGGCGCCAACCCTAATGGCATTGGCACTCGGCCGACTGTGCAGCGCAACTATGAAGTGGTCGCGGCGCTGGCCAACGACATTCTCGGCAATACGCTGGGCCTGACCATCGGCGATCCCGAAGGGCTTGGCCAGCATGTCGGCGGGCCGCTGAATCCAGCGGGCGGCACCCTGGTGCTGAACTCGCGCACGGTGAGCATTCCACAAGTCACCGTGACCGATCCGGAGGATGGCGAAACCATCACCATCGGCGGGCAGAGCGGGCCGCTGCATGACCCGACCGCGATTCTGTATGTGCGCAAATCCGATCTCGATCCGGTGAGTGGCAAGCTCAAACCCGGCATCCCGGTCGAACCGCTGGTGCTGCGCGCAGCGGCGGGAGATTGCATCAACATCACTCTGGAAAACCGCCTGCCGAGCGTCATGCCTGACCTGACCCAGACGGCTGTGATGCAGGGCATGGTCAAGCGTGATCGCAACAGCGGTCTGGGTTCGACCACCTTCAGCAACAACCTGATGCGGCCGTCCAGCCACGTCGGCCTGCACGCGCAGTTGCTGGCGTATGACATCACCAAATCCGACGGCGCCAACGTCGGCGCCAACCCGATCCAGACCGTGCCACCGCGTGTCGGCAGCAGCGGCGCGTACCCGACCCGTACTTATCAGTACTACGCCGGGCACCTGGAGCGTGAAGGCAAACCGGTGACTCAACTGGGGCGCAGCGTCGACAACATCAACGCCACGGCGGTGGAGTTCGGCGGCTTGAACATCACCCCGGCGGACGTGATCAAGCAGCCGCAAAAAGGCCTTGGCGGGGCGATGAGCATCCTGCCGATCGGCGCGACGTGGGTCGACGATGCGCGCAAGGTCAACGCCACGGTCACCGCGCCTGGACAAACCAGCTACCGCGACTTTGCGATGGTCTGGCACAAGGCGTTGAACACCCGTTGGGCCAATGGTCGGCCGGTGGAAGGGATTGCCGCTGAAGGCTTCGGCGTGCCGACCGATCCGCAGGACAACTCGAGCATGGCGATCAACTACAAGACCGAACCGCTGTGGTACCGCTTCGGCCTCGCCCCGGATGCACCGTTCGGTCATGCCGACGGCGCGGGTTACGGCGACATGAGCAATGCGCACATGGCCTACAGCAATGCGTTGGTGGGTGGCGATCCGCAGACACCGGTGCTTTACGCCAAACCGGGGCAGCCGTTGCGGACGCACATTCTGATGCCGAGCGGTGGCAGTCGTGGCACCACGTTCCAGCTCGACGGGCATGTCTGGTCGGTGAACCCGTTCCAGGCCGAGAAGAGCGACACCGGGGGTTATCCGATGGGCACGCCGGGCGTCGGTTCGGTGCGCTTCGGCTACAACCCGATGTCGATGTACATCGGCGCCCACGAAAGCATCCTGCCGGCCGCGCACTTCAGCTTCATGATCCCGAGTGCTGGCGGCAGCAATGCGATACCGGGGGATTACCTGTTCCGCGACTACGGCGCCTACGGCAATACCTCCGGGTTATGGGGACTGCTGCGGGTGACCAACGAACCGGAACCGGCACCGCAGGGGCAGTAG
- a CDS encoding YncE family protein, which yields MNRIINIIGICTLAVAGALLTLSEIALAQNGSGQTLKRDGVAVDFDLKPLAADGKLREGEFADVQFRVTDSASGQPLSGVAPGAWVDPQTLAADQAQGRDQSCKARVGVFLKSNIGARPLLDLNSYFLLVMNRDASIAVVDPSVSVGGITSTLARIELKQPPMDWVTPKDNKRVFVSMPTAGEVAVIDSEQFKVLDSIKAGSQPVRVALQPDECLLWIGNNASKAEDSGVTVIDSQSLKPLKHLQTGRGHHEISFSKDSRFAFVSNRDDGTVSVIDIASLNIVQQIKTGSHPLSVAYSALSGAVYVADGKDGTVTVIDASSHAVRRVIKLQQGLGPMGFSADGRFGVVLNTVENRASVIDAATNSVIHDLDVSAEPYQVVFTQAYAYIRGLASPKVTMINLSSLGEGRQPISQGFEAGPQPPRMAGDLPLASSLAVSRDDNAVFVVNPVDNTTYFYAEGMNAPMSGYPNRGQIARAAMVIDRSLREVSPGLYSARVKLPAAGRFDVAFLLNQPNIIHCFTAQIDPDGKPQKHLGQPKVEFLLDKTAVALNDPYVVRFRIVQGKDKTQRSGVKDVQLRYYLAPTSHPREVAAREVADGVYEAPITLDRSGAWYLHVRAASLGAGFDDKTFASVRVAPGQAR from the coding sequence ATGAACAGGATCATCAACATCATCGGTATTTGCACCCTGGCCGTGGCCGGGGCGTTGTTGACGCTGAGCGAGATTGCGCTGGCGCAAAACGGCAGTGGGCAGACGCTGAAGCGTGATGGCGTGGCGGTGGATTTCGATCTCAAGCCACTGGCCGCCGACGGCAAACTGCGTGAAGGCGAATTCGCCGATGTGCAGTTCCGCGTCACCGACAGCGCTTCCGGCCAGCCGTTGTCCGGGGTAGCGCCGGGCGCCTGGGTCGATCCGCAAACCCTCGCCGCCGATCAAGCCCAGGGCCGCGACCAGAGCTGCAAAGCGCGGGTCGGCGTGTTTCTCAAGTCCAACATCGGCGCGCGGCCGTTGCTCGACCTCAACAGCTATTTCCTGCTGGTGATGAACCGCGACGCGAGCATCGCCGTGGTCGATCCGTCGGTCTCGGTCGGCGGCATCACCAGCACCCTGGCGCGGATCGAACTCAAGCAACCACCGATGGATTGGGTCACCCCAAAAGACAACAAACGCGTGTTCGTCTCGATGCCAACGGCAGGCGAAGTGGCCGTCATCGACAGCGAACAATTCAAGGTTCTCGATTCGATCAAGGCCGGCAGCCAACCGGTGCGCGTGGCGCTGCAACCAGACGAATGCCTGCTGTGGATCGGCAACAACGCCAGCAAAGCCGAAGACTCCGGCGTGACGGTGATCGACAGCCAAAGCCTCAAACCTCTCAAACACTTGCAGACCGGGCGCGGCCACCACGAAATCAGCTTCAGCAAGGACAGCCGTTTTGCCTTCGTCAGCAACCGCGACGACGGCACCGTCAGCGTTATCGACATCGCCAGCCTGAACATCGTCCAGCAGATCAAAACCGGCTCGCATCCGCTGTCAGTCGCCTATTCAGCGCTGTCCGGCGCGGTGTACGTGGCCGATGGCAAGGACGGCACGGTGACCGTGATCGATGCCAGCAGCCACGCCGTCCGCCGGGTAATCAAACTGCAACAAGGCCTCGGCCCCATGGGCTTCAGCGCCGACGGCCGCTTCGGCGTGGTGCTCAACACAGTGGAAAACCGCGCCAGCGTCATCGACGCCGCGACCAACAGCGTCATCCATGATCTGGACGTCAGCGCCGAACCCTACCAAGTGGTGTTCACCCAGGCCTACGCCTACATCCGCGGACTCGCTTCACCGAAAGTCACCATGATCAACCTGTCCTCCCTCGGCGAAGGGCGTCAGCCGATCAGCCAGGGATTCGAAGCCGGCCCGCAACCACCGCGTATGGCCGGAGATTTACCGCTGGCTTCAAGCCTGGCGGTGTCACGCGATGACAACGCGGTGTTCGTGGTCAACCCGGTCGACAACACCACCTATTTCTACGCCGAAGGCATGAACGCGCCGATGTCCGGTTACCCCAACCGTGGCCAGATCGCCCGCGCCGCCATGGTTATCGATCGCAGCCTGCGCGAAGTCTCGCCGGGCCTCTACAGCGCGCGGGTGAAACTGCCGGCAGCAGGGCGTTTCGACGTGGCGTTCCTGCTCAACCAACCGAACATCATTCATTGCTTCACCGCGCAGATTGATCCTGACGGCAAACCGCAAAAACACCTCGGCCAGCCGAAAGTCGAGTTCCTCCTCGACAAGACTGCCGTGGCACTCAACGACCCTTACGTCGTGCGTTTCCGCATCGTCCAAGGCAAAGACAAAACCCAACGCAGCGGCGTCAAAGACGTGCAACTGCGCTACTACCTCGCGCCCACCTCGCACCCGCGTGAAGTGGCGGCGCGGGAAGTCGCCGACGGCGTGTACGAAGCGCCGATCACCCTCGACCGCAGCGGCGCCTGGTATCTGCATGTGCGTGCGGCCTCGTTGGGCGCCGGTTTCGATGACAAGACCTTTGCCAGTGTTCGGGTAGCCCCCGGCCAGGCCCGTTGA
- a CDS encoding SCO family protein, with the protein MNRFASTGLLTLCLLSLGIQHANAHSADEHAGHKAPASNTQEHAQVKFANVPLLDQNGKTVRLEQDLVQGKIVVMSFIYTSCTTVCPVVSSIMGKVQKQLGARVGEEVQLVSISIDPQRDDPKRLQDYARTFQRGPGWSWLTGSPQSINETLKGLGSFSGDLKSHQPLILVGDGDSRHWMRYYGFTDPALLAKEVEKLSGLRTHAKHTAIAMEQQP; encoded by the coding sequence ATGAACCGATTTGCATCCACTGGCCTGCTGACCCTGTGCCTGTTGAGCCTCGGCATTCAACACGCCAACGCCCACTCGGCAGACGAACACGCCGGACACAAAGCCCCGGCCAGCAACACCCAGGAACATGCCCAGGTGAAATTCGCCAACGTGCCGCTGCTAGATCAAAACGGTAAAACCGTGCGCCTCGAACAAGACCTGGTGCAGGGCAAAATCGTCGTCATGAGTTTTATCTACACCAGTTGCACGACGGTGTGCCCGGTGGTCTCGTCGATCATGGGCAAGGTGCAGAAACAACTCGGTGCGCGGGTCGGCGAGGAAGTGCAACTGGTGTCGATCAGCATCGACCCACAGCGCGACGACCCGAAACGCCTGCAGGATTATGCGCGCACCTTCCAGCGCGGGCCGGGCTGGAGCTGGTTGACCGGTTCGCCGCAGTCGATCAATGAAACCCTCAAGGGCCTCGGCAGTTTTAGCGGCGACCTGAAGAGTCATCAACCGCTGATCCTCGTCGGCGACGGCGACAGCCGCCACTGGATGCGCTACTACGGCTTCACTGATCCGGCGCTGCTGGCCAAGGAAGTGGAAAAACTCAGCGGCCTGCGCACCCACGCCAAACACACCGCCATCGCCATGGAGCAACAGCCATGA
- a CDS encoding SCO family protein, producing the protein MRLLDWISLTVCFWILSNVAFAHEGHVSEPPAAVAAAPAKGTHDAKTWFTDTPLQDQNGETLRFYSDALQNRIVLVNVIFTSCNDACPLITQKLKEVRELLGDKAQDITFISLTSDPLRDTPAVLKAYTLKQGSDDPHWLFLTGDKAQMDLVLSRIGQIVPTPEQHSTQLIVGDVANKRWSKIRPDAPAAAIAQRLQLLTMPVAGR; encoded by the coding sequence ATGAGACTGCTCGACTGGATCTCCCTGACCGTGTGTTTCTGGATTCTCAGCAACGTCGCGTTCGCTCACGAAGGCCATGTCTCTGAGCCGCCAGCCGCCGTGGCTGCCGCGCCGGCCAAAGGCACCCACGACGCGAAAACCTGGTTCACCGACACGCCGTTGCAGGATCAGAACGGCGAGACCCTGCGCTTCTACAGCGATGCGCTGCAAAACCGCATCGTCCTGGTTAACGTGATCTTCACTAGCTGCAACGATGCCTGCCCGCTGATCACCCAAAAGCTCAAGGAAGTGCGCGAGCTGCTCGGTGACAAGGCACAGGACATCACCTTCATTTCCCTTACCAGTGACCCGCTGCGCGACACGCCAGCGGTGCTCAAGGCTTACACCTTGAAGCAGGGTTCCGATGACCCTCATTGGCTTTTTCTTACTGGCGACAAGGCGCAGATGGACCTGGTCTTGAGCCGCATCGGCCAGATCGTGCCGACCCCCGAGCAACACTCCACGCAGTTGATCGTCGGCGATGTCGCCAATAAACGCTGGAGCAAGATCCGCCCCGATGCCCCGGCCGCCGCCATTGCCCAGCGCTTGCAGTTGCTGACAATGCCCGTGGCTGGCCGCTGA
- a CDS encoding ABC transporter substrate-binding protein — protein MNLSGVLALILLAGVSLGASAAPLTAEEAAGKRLYRQGLSASGEAIMARVGAADMLLPATSLPCANCHGADGLGRPEGGVRPPPLNWARLTSTYGQQQVNGRSYPAYSESTLAIAIEQGRDPGHNRLDPSMPRFLLSMKDQRNLTAYLKRLADERDPGLDAETLHLGTLLPSQGPLAEEGATVAAVLNGSVARINQAGGIHGRQLRLTVIDPGPDRASAGKALQRLIEQEQVFALIAPLAPALDSELASRLEQSGVPLIGALSLLGSVQASPQIFEPLPGLREQLIALADYATASLRVLQGPTLIAYPDDPAQTLAAQNLGQYLQDHGWQKVHLQAYDPTADALPLGSRSVFYLGTGGGFSRLATRLQSAGQVPYLFAASSQVAGDLLQVPDGFTRRVFLAYPFVPSDWTQTGRMALTLLREGQGLGAQHAVLQVGAYASMLLLSEGMKQAGRDASREKLVAALEGLHDFDTGLTPRLSFGPGRRLGLSGAHVVTVDLPDQRFYLVAPYKPIVASP, from the coding sequence ATGAACCTGAGCGGTGTACTCGCCCTGATCCTGCTCGCTGGCGTCAGCCTTGGCGCGAGCGCTGCGCCGCTGACTGCGGAGGAAGCGGCAGGCAAACGCCTGTACCGCCAAGGCCTGTCAGCTAGCGGCGAAGCGATCATGGCGCGGGTTGGTGCGGCGGATATGTTGCTGCCGGCAACCAGTCTGCCGTGCGCCAATTGCCACGGCGCCGATGGCCTCGGCCGACCCGAAGGCGGGGTGCGTCCGCCGCCGCTGAACTGGGCGCGGCTGACCAGCACGTATGGCCAGCAACAGGTCAACGGGCGCAGCTATCCGGCCTACAGCGAAAGCACTCTGGCCATTGCCATCGAGCAGGGTCGCGACCCCGGCCACAATCGTCTCGACCCGAGCATGCCGCGCTTTCTGCTGTCGATGAAGGATCAGCGCAACCTTACCGCCTATCTCAAACGCCTCGCCGATGAGCGTGACCCCGGCCTCGATGCCGAGACCTTGCACCTGGGCACCTTGCTGCCCAGCCAAGGCCCGTTGGCCGAGGAGGGCGCGACAGTGGCAGCGGTGCTCAATGGCAGCGTCGCGCGGATCAATCAGGCTGGCGGTATCCATGGCCGGCAACTGCGCCTGACGGTGATCGACCCCGGCCCGGATCGCGCCAGTGCCGGAAAGGCGTTGCAGCGTTTGATCGAGCAGGAGCAGGTGTTCGCCCTGATCGCGCCGCTGGCGCCGGCTCTCGACAGCGAACTGGCGAGTCGACTGGAGCAGTCTGGCGTACCGCTGATTGGCGCCTTGTCATTGCTCGGATCGGTGCAGGCCAGTCCGCAGATTTTCGAACCGTTGCCCGGCCTGCGCGAGCAACTGATCGCCCTGGCCGACTACGCCACGGCGAGTTTGCGCGTGCTGCAAGGGCCGACGCTGATTGCCTATCCCGATGACCCTGCACAAACGCTGGCCGCGCAAAACCTCGGCCAGTACTTGCAGGATCACGGCTGGCAAAAAGTCCATCTGCAAGCCTACGACCCGACGGCGGATGCGCTGCCGCTGGGTTCGCGCTCGGTGTTTTATCTGGGCACTGGCGGCGGCTTCAGTCGTCTGGCGACGCGGCTGCAAAGCGCCGGGCAAGTGCCGTATCTGTTCGCCGCTTCAAGCCAAGTGGCCGGCGATCTGCTGCAAGTGCCCGACGGCTTTACTCGACGGGTGTTTCTCGCCTATCCGTTCGTGCCCAGCGACTGGACCCAGACCGGGCGCATGGCCCTGACCCTGTTGCGCGAAGGCCAGGGCCTCGGCGCCCAGCATGCGGTGCTGCAAGTCGGCGCCTACGCCTCGATGCTGCTGCTCAGCGAAGGCATGAAACAGGCTGGCCGTGACGCCAGCCGGGAAAAACTGGTGGCGGCGCTGGAAGGCCTGCACGACTTCGACACCGGCCTGACCCCGCGCCTGAGTTTCGGCCCCGGCCGACGCCTGGGCTTGAGCGGCGCGCATGTGGTCACCGTGGACTTGCCGGATCAGCGCTTTTATCTGGTCGCACCCTATAAACCGATTGTTGCCAGCCCCTGA